A single Chiloscyllium punctatum isolate Juve2018m chromosome 14, sChiPun1.3, whole genome shotgun sequence DNA region contains:
- the LOC140485673 gene encoding protocadherin-18-like, with protein MGKEGAEGQQQAALLLALVLSVWLGEGAAAITVKYRVYEEQPVGTVIGRLSETLAAELNPWSQRFRVMQQPQRVNASLLSVRERDGEVSVAERLDRERLCKPSAAACRIAFDVITLPTEHLQLIQVEVEVLDINDHSPRFPRAAIPLEIFESAAVGSRFPLDSAVDPDLGEHSLHTYTLSPNPHFALEVRTGADGAKYADLVVVRELDRERQASYELRLVASDRGQPPRSGSSVLRISVADSNDNSPVFERPSYTVRLAEDSPRGSLLLDLNATDPDQGTNGRVVYSFGSHASPRVMETFRIDPDTGHLLLLRPVDYELTQTYEIDAQAQDLGPNSIPAHCKILVQVLDVNDNPPEIAVSLVPLGSEVATVSEAAPRDTFVAVVRVDDRDSGASGQVSCRLRGHSGHFRILQTNEKNYMIQTNHSLDREEIAQYRLEVIAEDLGTPSFTSVQYLTVQVADENDNAPQFQKSTHELFLLENNSPGLFITLITATDKDLAENSQVTYTILESYISGSSITTYLTIDPSIGAIYALRTFDREEMSRISFMVQARDGGTPQLSTNTTVFLTILDQNDNSPAILKPVLRNGTAEVPIPIDAGPNYLVTTIAVVDKDAGINAEFTCSILEGNQHGFLTLDPRTCDIYTNDSWVSVQEKSWDLTVAVQDKGIPSLSTVAVLKVVLAELGEEIHYDEHNSLDDSMIIIISLGVICAVLLIIMAMFATRCNREKKDNRSYNCRVAESTYQHHPKRPSRQIHKGDITLVHTATGTLPIRSQHKATPSSSPTLSGIDRAQMCSRQTNHSRQSLNSLVTLSSNHLPENFSLELTHTSPPVEQVSQLLSMLHQGQYQPRPNFRGNKYSRSYRYALQDMDKFSLKDSGRGDSEAGDSDYDLGRDSPIDRLLGEGFSDLFVTDSHRFHPAMKLCTDECKVLGHSDQCWMPPLSSGVSADYRSNMFIPGEDTQQLQEDDCDSSDSNDKKTSFLTFGKESQSEETEDLGTSSLLSEMNSVFQRLLPPQMDMYSECNEVGSVSSLENKKGHLAAKPAPYPQGVAAWAASTHFQNPVNNIGTAPVNHINPPSISKWLPAMEEIPENYEEDEFDNVLSQLAPCKRESKHELIDASELVAEINKLLQDVRQN; from the exons atggggaaggaaggggctgaGGGGCAGCAACAGGCGGCTCTCCTCCTGGCTCTGGTGCTGAGCGTGTGGCTGGGAGAGGGGGCGGCCGCTATCACGGTCAAGTACCGGGTGTACGAGGAGCAGCCGGTCGGCACGGTGATCGGGAGGCTGTCCGAGACGCTGGCGGCCGAGCTCAACCCGTGGTCGCAGCGGTTCCGGGTGATGCAGCAGCCGCAGCGGGTGAACGCGTCTCTGCTGTCGGTGCGGGAGCGGGACGGCGAGGTGAGCGTGGCCGAGCGCCTGGACCGGGAGCGCCTGTGCAAGCCCAGCGCGGCGGCGTGCCGCATCGCCTTCGACGTGATCACCCTGCCCACCGAGCATCTGCAGCTCATCCAGGTCGAGGTGGAGGTGCTGGACATCAACGACCACTCGCCCCGCTTCCCGCGCGCTGCTATCCCGCTGGAGATCTTCGAGAGCGCCGCGGTGGGCTCCCGCTTCCCCCTGGACAGCGCGGTGGACCCGGACCTGGGCGAGCACTCGCTGCACACCTACACCCTCAGCCCGAACCCTCACTTCGCGCTGGAGGTGCGCACCGGAGCCGACGGCGCCAAGTACGCCGACCTGGTGGTGGTCCGGGAGCTGGACCGGGAGAGGCAGGCCAGCTACGAGCTGAGGCTGGTGGCCAGCGACCGCGGGCAGCCTCCCAGGTCGGGCTCCTCGGTGCTCCGCATCAGCGTGGCCGACTCGAACGACAACAGCCCGGTCTTCGAGCGGCCCTCGTACACCGTCCGCCTGGCCGAGGACTCGCCCCGGGGCTCGCTGCTGCTGGACCTGAACGCCACCGACCCGGACCAGGGCACCAACGGCAGGGTGGTCTACTCATTCGGGAGCCACGCGTCCCCCCGGGTGATGGAGACCTTCCGGATCGACCCGGACACCGGGCACCTGCTGCTGCTCCGCCCGGTGGACTACGAGCTGACCCAGACCTACGAGATCGACGCCCAAGCCCAGGACCTGGGTCCCAACTCCATCCCGGCGCACTGCAAGATCCTGGTGCAAGTGCTGGACGTGAACGACAACCCGCCCGAGATTGCGGTCAGCCTGGTCCCGCTGGGCAGCGAGGTGGCCACCGTCTCCGAGGCCGCCCCCCGCGACACCTTCGTGGCCGTAGTCCGGGTCGACGACCGGGACTCGGGCGCCAGCGGCCAGGTCAGCTGTCGCCTCCGCGGGCACTCCGGCCACTTCAGGATCCTGCAGACCAACGAGAAGAACTACATGATCCAGACCAACCACTCCCTGGACCGGGAGGAGATCGCCCAGTACAGACTGGAGGTGATCGCCGAGGACCTGGGCACCCCCAGCTTCACCAGCGTCCAGTACCTCACCGTCCAGGTCGCCGACGAGAACGACAATGCCCCCCAGTTCCAGAAAAGCACACACGAACTCTTCCTGCTGGAGAACAACTCTCCCGGGCTCTTCATCACCTTGATAACAGCCACCGACAAGGACTTGGCGGAGAACAGTCAGGTGACCTACACCATTCTGGAGTCCTACATCTCTGGCAGCTCCATCACCACCTACCTGACCATTGACCCGTCCATTGGAGCAATCTATGCACTCAGGACCTTCGACCGTGAAGAGATGAGCAGGATTTCATTTATGGTCCAGGCCAGGGATGGTGGCACCCCTCAGCTTAGCACCAACACAACTGTTTTTCTGACCATTCTCGACCAGAATGATAACTCGCCAGCCATTCTCAAGCCTGTTTTGCGGAATGGTACGGCAGAAGTGCCAATCCCTATTGATGCTGGACCAAACTATTTAGTGACTACCATAGCAGTGGTTGATAAGGACGCAGGCATCAATGCCGAGTTCACTTGTAGCATCCTTGAGGGCAACCAACATGGTTTTTTGACTTTGGATCCAAGGACTTGTGACATTTATACCAATGATAGCTGGGTTTCAGTTCAGGAGAAAAGTTGGGACCTCACGGTGGCTGTGCAAGATAAAGGAATTCCAAGTCTGAGCACAGTGGCTGTCCTAAAAGTTGTGCTGGCAGAACTTGGGGAAGAAATCCACTATGATGAACATAATAGTTTAGATGACTCCATGATCATCATCATATCACTGGGTGTAATTTGTGCTGTTTTGCTTATCATCATGGCGATGTTTGCCACAAGGTGTAATCGGGAAAAGAAGGACAACAGATCTTACAACTGTCGAGTGGCAGAATCTACCTATCAGCACCATCCCAAGCGACCATCCAGGCAGATTCACAAAGGTGACATTACTCTGGTGCACACGGCAACTGGCACTCTTCCCATCAGATCCCAGCATAAGGCCACTCCTTCCTCATCTCCAACTCTGTCAGGAATAGATCGAGCTCAGATGTGCAGCAGGCAAACCAATCATAGCCGCCAGTCTCTCAACAGTTTGGTGACTTTATCCTCCAACCACTTACCTGAAAACTTTTCACTGGAACTTACACATACTTCTCCACCTGTTGAG CAAGTTTCTCAGCTGTTGAGTATGCTACACCAAGGCCAGTATCAACCAAGACCAAACTTTCGAGGGAATAAATATTCCAGAAGTTACAG ATATGCTCTTCAAGATATGGACAAATTCAGCTTGAAGGATAGTGGTAGGGGTGACAGTGAAGCTGGAGATAGTGACTATGATTTGGGTAGAGATTCTCCCATCGACAGACTTCTAGGGGAAGGTTTCAGTGATCTCTTTGTCACGGACAGTCATCGATTTCATCCAG caATGAAGTTGTGCACAGATGAATGCAAAGTATTGGGCCATTCTGATCAATGCTGGATGCCACCTCTGTCTTCGGGCGTTTCTGCTGATTACCGGAGCAACATGTTTATTCCTGGTGAGGATACGCAACAGCTTCAAGAAGATGATTGTGACTCTTCTGATTCCAATGACAAGAAAACAAGCTTTTTAACCTTTGGCAAAGAGTCCCAGAGTGAGGAGACAGAGGATCTTGGGACTTCTTCCCTTCTGTCAGAAATGAACAGTGTTTTCCAACGATTGCTGCCTCCACAAATGGATATGTATTCAGAATGCAATGAAGTTGGCAGTGTAAGTTCTTTGGAAAATAAGAAAGGACATTTGGCAGCGAAACCAGCTCCTTATCCACAAGGTGTGGCAGCTTGGGCAGCAAGCACACACTTCCAGAACCCTGTGAACAATATTGGTACAGCTCCAGTTAATCATATAAATCCACCAAGCATCTCTAAATGGTTGCCAGCCATGGAAGAAATCCCAGAGAATTATGAAGAAGATGAATTTGATAATGTTCTCAGCCAGCTTGCCCCCTGTAAGCGTGAGAGTAAACATGAACTTATTGATGCCAGTGAACTTGTAGCAGAAATTAACAAACTTTTACAAGATGTCCGGCAGAACTAA